A single genomic interval of Helianthus annuus cultivar XRQ/B chromosome 6, HanXRQr2.0-SUNRISE, whole genome shotgun sequence harbors:
- the LOC118479514 gene encoding uncharacterized protein LOC118479514: protein MSGGASDNVLSLTTDELKEKIAEEVGRAIEVSLPRFIERMQNTLLSTMEEKISELREDLTNDRGKAKEKKGCSYNKFMACKPPIFNGEVDPIACQRWISDIEGVFERTHCDESDFVAYGTGQLRGQAKDWWDNLRNERGVEAIRAMTWEDFKTPFLKHHSPKAVINKIKEEFMQLRQKGETVDKITGMFMDKLKFCDDLVKTEEQKIYYYHTMLRDEYREFMTPSHYESLTDIINAAREREIELKRQVERGERMALDENPSPAKKPKVAESSKKGSAKGSSPSCKTCGRTHKGECYFKNKPCVACGKIGHGVANCPDKVTVCYKCYQPGHKKSECPELMGKKESADSRDETPKAKARSFQITAAEEKMEPDVVTDSFKTPCLH from the exons ATGTCGGGAGGTGCTAGTGACAATGTGCTATCCCTCACTACCGACGAGTTGAAAGAGAAGATTGCCGAGGAAGTCGGAAGGGCAATCGAAGTTAGCCTACCAAGATTTATAGAAAGGATGCAAAACACCCTACTTTCGACTATGGAGGAAAAGATTAGTGAATTAAGAGAAGACCTTACCAATGATAGAGgcaaggctaaagaaaagaaaggttGTTCTTACAACAAGTTTATGGCGTGTAAACCCCCGATCTTCAATGGAGAGGTGGATCCAATTGCTTGTCAAAGGTGGATAAGCGATATCGAGGGTGTTTTCGAACGAACGCATTGTGATGAAAGTGATTTCGTGGCTTATGGAACTGGCCAACTTAGAGgccaagccaaggattggtgggacaacCTCAGAAACGAAAGGGGTGTTGAAGCAATAAGGGCAATGACTTGGGAAGATTTCAAAACACCATTCCTCAAACATCATAGCCCCAAGGCAGTAATAAATAAGATAAAGGAGGAATTCATGCAATTGAGGCAAAAGGGTGAAACCGTTGATAAAATTACGGGGATGTTCATGGATAAGCTCAAGTTTTGTGATGACTTGGTCAAAACTGAAGAACAGAAAATCTATTACTATCACACCATGCTTAGGGatgaatatagggagttcatgactccctcaCATTATGAAAGCCTCACCGATATAATCAATGCGGCGCGGGAACGCGAGATTGAACTAAAAAGGCAAGTTGAAAGAGGTGAGAGAATGGCCTTGGATGAAAACCCGAGTCCCGCAAAGAAGCCAAAGGTAGCTGAATCTTCGAAGAAAGGAAGTGCAAAAGGAAGTTCTCCGAGTTGCAAAACATGTGGACGCACTCATAAAGGTGAATGTTACTTCAAGAACAAACCTTGCGTTGCATGTGGCAAGATAGGGCATGGGGTTGCAAATTGCCCAGACAAAGTAACGGTGTGCTATAAATGTTACCAACCGGGTCATAAAAAGTCAGAATGTCCGGAATTGATGGGAAAGAAAGAGAGTGCCGACTCTAGGGATGAAACCCCAAAAGCTAAGGCAAGGTCGTTCCAAATCACTGCTGCTGAAGAAAAAATGGAACCCGACGTGGTtacag ATTCATTCAAAACCCCTTGTTTACATTAA
- the LOC110884485 gene encoding probable pectate lyase 8 — MSITLRLLTIFISILLANVVSSGEVKHELKSLVSNSTMAVGDPEVMASKVHMSIRNSTERRKLGYLSCGTGNPIDDCWRCDQNWQRHRKRLAECAIGFGHSAVGGRDGKYYIVTNPNDDDAVNPQPGTLRHAVIQDEPLWIVFKRDMVITLKQELIMNSFKTIDARGVNVHIANGACITIQYVTNIIIHGLHIHDCKPTGNAMVRSSPSHYGWRTMADGDAISIFGGSHIWIDHNSLSNCTDGLIDAVIGSTAITISNNLFTHHNEVMLLGHSDSYTRDKVMQVTVAYNHFGEGLVQRMPRCRHGYFHVVNNDYTHWEMYAIGGSANPTINSQGNRYLAPDDPNAKQVTKRVISPGNSDDWNWRSEGDLMLNGAYFTPSGAEAGDKYAKALSLSAKPSSVVATLTSDAGVLTCIRGRPC, encoded by the exons ATGTCGATCACCCTCAGACTTCTTACAATCTTTATATCGATACTTCTTGCCAATGTCGTTTCTAG TGGAGAAGTTAAACATGAGTTGAAGAGCTTAGTAAGCAATTCAACAATGGCTGTTGGTGATCCAGAGGTCATGGCTTCCAAGGTTCACAT GAGCATCCGAAACAGCACAGAGAGAAGAAAACTGGGCTACTTATCATGTGGGACCGGAAACCCGATCGACGATTGCTGGCGGTGTGACCAAAACTGGCAACGGCACCGCAAACGCCTGGCGGAATGTGCAATCGGGTTCGGACACAGCGCTGTTGGTGGTCGTGACGGTAAATACTACATTGTAACAAACCCAAACGATGACGATGCTGTGAACCCACAACCGGGGACTCTGCGACACGCGGTCATCCAAGACGAACCGTTATGGATCGTATTTAAACGGGACATGGTGATCACTTTAAAACAAGAGCTGATCATGAACAGTTTCAAAACAATCGATGCGCGGGGAGTTAATGTTCATATCGCGAATGGAGCGTGTATCACAATCCAATATGTTACAAACATTATCATACATGGGTTGCATATTCATGACTGCAAGCCGACCGGTAACGCCATGGTTCGAAGCTCCCCGTCTCATTACGGGTGGAGAACCATGGCGGATGGGGACGCGATATCGATCTTTGGAGGAAGCCATATTTGGATTGATCATAATTCATTATCTAATTGTACTGATGGTCTCATTGATGCTGTTATTGGCTCAACTGCTATCACCATATCTAATAATTTATTCACTCACCACAATGAG GTTATGTTATTGGGTCATAGCGATTCGTATACGCGAGACAAGGTTATGCAAGTGACAGTTGCCTACAACCATTTTGGAGAGGGTCTTGTTCAGAGAATGCCAAG GTGTAGACATGGGTATTTCCATGTTGTAAATAATGACTACACACATTGGGAAATGTATGCTATTGGTGGCAGTGCAAACCCCACAATCAACAGCCAAGGAAATAGATACCTTGCTCCTGATGACCCAAATGCCAAACAG GTGACAAAGAGGGTAATATCACCCGGGAATTCGGATGATTGGAACTGGAGATCCGAGGGAGACTTAATGTTGAACGGTGCATATTTCACCCCGTCAGGTGCAGAGGCTGGAGACAAATATGCAAAGGCACTAAGCTTAAGTGCCAAACCGTCTTCTGTGGTGGCCACACTTACCTCGGATGCTGGCGTACTAACCTGCATCCGAGGTAGGCCATGTTAA